GATTTAGCATTAAAAATGCTAAAGGATATTGAAGGTTCGGAAAGAAACTTTTCGCGTTCTTATTTTACTCGGGCTAAAGGTGGCGTATTGATGAAGTCCATCACGGTAGCTATCCGTAATGGGGATAACCGTGTGATCGGCTTATTATGTGTCAACGTAAACCTAGATGCGCCATTCTCACAAATTCTGAATTCGTTTTTGCCAACACCTGAAGCACAAGAAGCTGCCTCTAACGTTAACTTTGCTAGTGATGTTGAAGAGCTGGTGGACCAAACCGTTGAGCGTACAATTGAAGAGATCAATGCGGATAAATCGGTATCGAATAACACCAAAAACCGCCAGATTGTGATGGAGTTATTTGATAAAGGCATTTTCGATATTAAAGATGCAATAAATCGGGTCGCTGATCGTTTGAACATCTCTAAACACACTGTCTATTTATATATTCGTCAGCGTAAAACTGAGGAAGATGAAAAGTGAGTGAAAGCCCATCGACATCACTGAACTATTGCTTAGTGGTAAATGGTCCGGTTTATGGAACCCAAACGTCACGTAGTGCTTACTTATTTGCCAACGCTTTGATTGAAAAAGGACACACCTTAAAGGGTGTGTTTTTCTATCAAGATGGAGTCAATAATGGTAGTGCGTTGACCGTACCCGCAAATGATGAGTTTGACCTTGTAGCAGCTTGGCAGTCGTTAGCGCAAAAACATAACGTAAAGCTCGAAACATGTGTGGCAGCGGCATTGCGTCGGGGAATTGTTAGTGAAGCTGAACAACAGTTACATCAATTGCCCAACAGTAATCTGGCTCAAGGTTTTGAACAAACAGGGCTAGGTAGTTTGGCGGAGTCGCTATTAACACAGGACAGAGTGGTGCAATTTTGAATAAAGTCGCGTTTATCTTTCATCAAGCACCACACCAAGTGACTTCGGGGCGAGAAGGGTTAGATGCCATCCTTGCTACATCCAACTATAGCGAAGATATTGCGTTATTTTTTGTTGGTGAAGGTGTCTTACAGTTGCTTAAGGACCAACAGCCAGAGCATATTTTGAGCCGTAATTATTCCAGTGCTTTTAAGCTGTTAGATTTATATGACCTTGAGCAACGTTATATTTGCAGTGAGAGTTTGCAGCAATGGGGCATTGCACAAAGTGAATTGATTATTGATGGTGAATGCCTTTCTCCTCAAGAGTTGGCTGATAAGTTAAGTCAATTCGACAATGTTTTAAGTTATTAAGGTAATCAGATGTTACATATCGTCAAAAGCATCGAAAAATTGCCTCTTGTTATTTCTCTGTTACGAGAAGAAGATGCTCTCTTATTAGTAGAAGGTGCCATCTATGCTGCACATGAGAAATCTCAAGCTTATGCGAGTATTAAATCTTGTGTCGGAGTTTATGTTTTACAAGAGGATCTAATGGCTAGAGGCTGGGAACATAAAGTAGCAAAAACGCTGGACATCGTTGATATGGCGGGCTTTGTAGACTTAACTGTAACCCATGTTAACTCAGCCACTTGGTAGTGTTTTTTTTAAGGTGTTGCGTTTAACTGACACTCAGCCTTAAAGAACACGCAAAAAAGATCTGTATATTTCTTGACACTCCCTCTGCTGCTGCATAGAATTTTGCGTCCCTATTTAGGTAGGGATAGATTTTTCACAAAGCTTACTTTAAGTAAATCAGGAGCTATTTAATGGCAACTATTAACCAGTTGGTACGTAAGCCACGTGCAAAGCAAGTTGTTAAAAGCAACGTGCCTGCACTAGAAGCGTGCCCACAAAAACGTGGTGTATGTACTCGTGTTTACACTACTACACCTAAAAAACCTAACTCAGCACTTCGTAAAGTTTGTCGTGTACGTCTGACTAACGGTTTCGAAGTAACTTCGTACATCGGCGGTGAAGGTCACAACCTTCAAGAGCACTCAGTTGTTCTAATCCGTGGTGGTCGTGTTAAAGACCTTCCAGGTGTGCGTTACCACACTGTACGTGGTGCACTTGACTGTGCAGGCGTAAATGACCGTAAACAAGGTCGTTCTAAATACGGTGTGAAACGTCCTAAGTCTTAATGGATTCCGTTAAGTAAGGCCAAACACTAATTTATTTATTAATTTTTGAAGAAACTGAAAAGTTTTGGATAACCTGAAGAAGACAACGGAGAATATCCATGCCACGTCGTCGCGTTATTGGTCAGCGTAAGATCCTTCCAGATCCAAAGTTCAAATCTGAACTGCTGGCAAAATTCGTTAACATCCTTATGGTTGACGGTAAAAAATCTACTGCAGAAAAAATTGTTTACACTGCACTAGACACTATGGCTGAGAAATCTGGTAAAGATCACTTAGCTGTATTCGAAGAAGCTCTTGAAAATGTACGCCCTGCGGTAGAAGTTAAATCTCGCCGTGTTGGTGGTTCAACTTACCAAGTGCCTGTAGAAGTACGTCCGGTTCGCCGTAACGCACTTGCTATGCGTTGGTTGGTTGAAGCTGCGCGCAAGCGTGGTGAAAAATCTATGGCTGCACGTCTATCAGCAGAAATGCTAGACGCGGCTGAAAACAAAGGTACTGCTGTTAAGAAACGTGAAGACGTTCACCGTATGGCAGATGCAAACAAAGCGTTTGCTCATTACCGTTGGTAATAATACCTTCTGTGCTGCGAGGTTCTCTCGCAGCACATTTCTAGATCCTAAGGTTAACCTTAGTAAGAGGATACAATCGTGGCTAGGAAAACTCCTATTGAGCGCTATCGTAACATCGGTATTTGTGCTCACGTAGACGCAGGAAAAACAACCACAACTGAGCGTATTCTGTTCTACACTGGCCTTTCTCATAAAATCGGTGAAGTTCACGATGGTGCAGCAACCATGGACTGGATGGAGCAGGAGCAAGAACGTGGTATCACAATTACCTCGGCTGCAACTACTACCTTCTGGAGTGGTATGGACCAACAGTTTGAACCACATCGCATCAACATCATTGATACCCCAGGACACGTTGACTTTACTATTGAAGTAGAGCGTTCTCTTCGCGTGCTTGATGGTGCAATGGTTGTTTTCTGCGGTGCATCGGGCGTTGAACCTCAATCCGAAACCGTATGGCGTCAGGCTGACAAATACCACGTTCCACGCATGGTGTTTGTTAACAAGATGGACCGTGCAGGTGCAGATTTCTTACGCGTTGTAGACCAAATTAAAAATCGTCTTGGTGCAAACCCAGTTCCAATCCAGTTAAATATTGGTGCGGAAGATGAGTTTAAAGGTGTCATCGACCTAATCAAGATGAAAGCCATTAACTGGAATGAAGCCGATCAGGGTATGACTTATACCCATGAAGATATTCCAGCAGATCTCGTTGAACTTGCTGAAGAATGGCGCACCCACATGGTGGAGTCTGCGGCAGAAGCAAACGACGAGTTAATGGATAAATACCTTGAAGAAGGTGAGCTAACGGAAGAGGAGATCAAACAAGGTCTTCGTCAACGTACGCTTAATAATGAAATTGTATTGGCAACTTGTGGTAGTGCATTTAAAAACAAAGGTGTTCAAGCTGCTCTTGATGCAGTGATTGAATTCTTGCCATCGCCAATCGATGTCCCTTCTATTAAAGGTGAAGATGAGTCAGGTAATGTGCTTGAGCGTCATGCTGATGACCAAGAACCATTCTCTGCACTAGCATTCAA
This DNA window, taken from Vibrio nitrifigilis, encodes the following:
- a CDS encoding helix-turn-helix transcriptional regulator, coding for MTTTETINSELLLEMESVHVKPFSEHDKVILKSYEAVVDGIASLIGPFCEIVLHSLEDLNTSAVKIANGENTGRQVGSPITDLALKMLKDIEGSERNFSRSYFTRAKGGVLMKSITVAIRNGDNRVIGLLCVNVNLDAPFSQILNSFLPTPEAQEAASNVNFASDVEELVDQTVERTIEEINADKSVSNNTKNRQIVMELFDKGIFDIKDAINRVADRLNISKHTVYLYIRQRKTEEDEK
- the tusD gene encoding sulfurtransferase complex subunit TusD — translated: MSESPSTSLNYCLVVNGPVYGTQTSRSAYLFANALIEKGHTLKGVFFYQDGVNNGSALTVPANDEFDLVAAWQSLAQKHNVKLETCVAAALRRGIVSEAEQQLHQLPNSNLAQGFEQTGLGSLAESLLTQDRVVQF
- the tusC gene encoding sulfurtransferase complex subunit TusC gives rise to the protein MNKVAFIFHQAPHQVTSGREGLDAILATSNYSEDIALFFVGEGVLQLLKDQQPEHILSRNYSSAFKLLDLYDLEQRYICSESLQQWGIAQSELIIDGECLSPQELADKLSQFDNVLSY
- the tusB gene encoding sulfurtransferase complex subunit TusB, with the protein product MLHIVKSIEKLPLVISLLREEDALLLVEGAIYAAHEKSQAYASIKSCVGVYVLQEDLMARGWEHKVAKTLDIVDMAGFVDLTVTHVNSATW
- the rpsL gene encoding 30S ribosomal protein S12, giving the protein MATINQLVRKPRAKQVVKSNVPALEACPQKRGVCTRVYTTTPKKPNSALRKVCRVRLTNGFEVTSYIGGEGHNLQEHSVVLIRGGRVKDLPGVRYHTVRGALDCAGVNDRKQGRSKYGVKRPKS
- the rpsG gene encoding 30S ribosomal protein S7, translating into MPRRRVIGQRKILPDPKFKSELLAKFVNILMVDGKKSTAEKIVYTALDTMAEKSGKDHLAVFEEALENVRPAVEVKSRRVGGSTYQVPVEVRPVRRNALAMRWLVEAARKRGEKSMAARLSAEMLDAAENKGTAVKKREDVHRMADANKAFAHYRW